In Rhizobium jaguaris, a single window of DNA contains:
- a CDS encoding thiamine pyrophosphate-binding protein: MTASTSSQGGTVADQLLDYLVLERATLMFGVPGAGIAHLLDRVKQRPEFTYVVCRQESAAAYMADGYFRATGKPGVVLVTSGPGATNALTGTMNAYFGGSAVITLTGEVPQNFLGRGYLQEGTDCGLNIRDIYAAGTRYSADIAAAAGAPIVIEQALRDMLSIPRRAVRLGISDNVASANIDDEDPYQIVAPRPPAHPSNYRTLPRGAPAESVRRVLEVLSTAKRPLILLGNGCREAVRDSQTADALRCLAEWWQVPVMTTSDGKGIFPETHDLSFRAYGFAGCQWPQYWMIGQGAAAAHDALLVVGSSLGELATYRWNPMLVPKGPFIQIDIDQSMIGRGFPVTDGIVAEAGAFIRALWDQAPAWPADPAVVAARAAEIAEIKKDHSPFSSPESYNSENAPLQPAALCRTLNELLPDDAFIFIDCGNCVGWGLHSLIVDRGQEFHSALAMGPMGFGVCGVIGARMGRPDRLAVALVGDGAFLMQLGEVSTAAAHKVGAIWVVLKDDDLKMVAQGMEMMFSKDGSFNEAYSLGATDLIKVAEGLGADAIDVGKPADLRDAWQKIVDGAQSGRPQVILAHIDPKAAPPYWSPPYWQQKVD, encoded by the coding sequence ATGACTGCATCTACGTCTTCGCAAGGCGGCACTGTTGCCGACCAGCTTCTCGACTATCTGGTTCTCGAACGCGCGACCCTGATGTTCGGCGTTCCGGGCGCCGGCATCGCGCATTTGCTGGATAGGGTCAAGCAGCGCCCCGAATTCACCTACGTCGTGTGCCGGCAGGAGTCTGCCGCTGCCTATATGGCCGACGGCTACTTTCGTGCGACCGGCAAGCCCGGCGTGGTGCTGGTCACCAGCGGCCCCGGCGCCACCAATGCGCTGACCGGCACGATGAACGCGTATTTCGGCGGTTCTGCCGTCATCACACTCACCGGCGAGGTGCCGCAAAATTTTCTTGGCCGCGGCTACCTTCAGGAGGGCACCGATTGCGGGCTCAATATTCGTGATATCTACGCCGCGGGTACGCGTTACAGCGCTGATATCGCAGCGGCGGCCGGCGCACCAATCGTTATCGAACAGGCGCTGCGCGACATGCTTTCTATTCCGCGGCGCGCTGTACGTCTCGGAATTTCCGACAACGTCGCTTCGGCAAATATCGATGACGAGGACCCCTATCAAATAGTTGCGCCGCGACCGCCCGCTCACCCCTCGAACTATCGCACACTGCCGAGGGGCGCGCCGGCGGAAAGCGTCCGACGGGTACTGGAGGTGCTGTCGACGGCGAAACGGCCTCTGATCCTGCTCGGCAACGGCTGCCGTGAGGCGGTGCGGGATTCCCAAACCGCCGATGCGCTTCGGTGTCTGGCGGAGTGGTGGCAAGTTCCGGTCATGACGACATCGGACGGAAAGGGCATTTTTCCCGAGACGCATGATCTGTCGTTTCGCGCCTATGGATTTGCCGGATGCCAATGGCCACAGTATTGGATGATCGGCCAGGGCGCTGCTGCCGCTCATGATGCGCTGCTCGTCGTAGGCTCGTCGCTCGGCGAGCTTGCGACTTATCGCTGGAACCCGATGCTGGTGCCGAAAGGTCCGTTCATCCAGATCGATATCGACCAGTCGATGATCGGACGCGGCTTCCCCGTCACCGACGGGATCGTCGCGGAGGCTGGTGCCTTCATCCGAGCCCTCTGGGATCAGGCGCCGGCGTGGCCGGCGGACCCCGCGGTCGTTGCGGCGCGAGCGGCCGAGATCGCCGAAATCAAGAAGGACCATTCGCCATTTTCGTCGCCAGAGAGCTACAACTCGGAGAACGCGCCGCTGCAGCCCGCCGCCCTTTGCCGGACGCTCAACGAATTGCTGCCGGATGATGCCTTCATCTTCATCGATTGCGGTAATTGCGTCGGCTGGGGACTGCACTCCCTTATCGTCGACCGCGGTCAGGAATTCCACAGCGCGCTGGCGATGGGGCCGATGGGCTTTGGCGTCTGCGGTGTGATTGGTGCCAGGATGGGACGGCCCGATCGCCTTGCCGTCGCGCTGGTTGGGGACGGAGCGTTCCTGATGCAGCTCGGCGAGGTCTCCACCGCCGCCGCGCACAAGGTGGGCGCCATCTGGGTCGTTTTGAAGGACGACGATCTGAAAATGGTGGCACAGGGAATGGAGATGATGTTCTCGAAGGACGGCAGCTTCAACGAGGCCTACAGCCTTGGAGCGACCGACCTCATAAAGGTGGCGGAGGGGCTCGGCGCCGATGCGATCGATGTGGGTAAGCCCGCCGACCTTCGGGATGCATGGCAGAAGATCGTGGATGGCGCCCAAAGCGGACGGCCGCAGGTGATCTTAGCGCATATCGACCCGAAGGCTGCGCCTCCATATTGGAGCCCGCCTTATTGGCAACAGAAGGTCGACTGA
- a CDS encoding LacI family DNA-binding transcriptional regulator, producing the protein MRRQTIRDVAKAAGVSISTASNALNGTGRTNAETIERVKRVAEEIGFRPNALARGLLTKRSHAIGMLTNDTYGRLTLPMAAGVSEVLVDHGLSVFLCATNNDPRLARLHLETLLDRQVDGIIFTATRLDLKPPPELAKLSIPVVYAFAEGPADRISFFPDDAQGARLAVEHLQALGRSHILHITGPEDYLAVRVRAKAYRECVNSNAEVLYGDWSEEWGHEAIEQIFSRHGKRPDAIFCGNDEIARGVIDALRDKDLAVPRDIAVVGFDNWEVISRQTRPPLTTVDMELKEIGHRAGLAILGLTQGETVPTGITRLPCRLVVRQSCGGPPT; encoded by the coding sequence ATGCGTCGACAGACTATTCGAGATGTTGCAAAAGCTGCGGGCGTCAGCATTTCGACCGCCTCGAACGCCTTGAACGGAACCGGGCGCACAAATGCAGAAACGATAGAACGCGTTAAACGTGTAGCCGAAGAGATCGGCTTCAGGCCGAATGCGCTTGCTCGTGGCCTGTTGACCAAACGCAGCCATGCAATTGGCATGCTGACGAACGATACCTACGGCAGGTTGACGCTCCCGATGGCCGCAGGCGTTTCGGAGGTGCTTGTCGATCACGGCTTGTCGGTCTTTCTGTGCGCTACCAACAATGACCCACGCCTGGCCCGTCTGCATTTGGAAACGCTGTTGGATCGGCAAGTGGATGGCATCATCTTTACAGCAACGCGCCTTGATCTGAAGCCGCCGCCAGAGCTTGCAAAGCTGTCGATACCTGTTGTCTACGCCTTCGCCGAGGGGCCGGCGGACCGCATCAGCTTCTTTCCAGACGACGCCCAGGGCGCTCGCCTTGCCGTCGAGCATCTACAGGCCTTGGGCCGTTCGCACATACTGCACATAACGGGTCCGGAGGATTACCTCGCCGTGCGCGTTCGCGCAAAAGCCTATCGTGAATGCGTGAACTCCAATGCCGAAGTTCTGTACGGCGACTGGTCGGAAGAATGGGGTCACGAGGCCATCGAACAGATATTCTCACGCCATGGCAAAAGACCCGATGCCATATTCTGCGGAAACGACGAAATCGCTCGCGGCGTGATCGACGCACTGCGCGACAAGGATCTTGCCGTCCCCCGAGATATCGCAGTCGTCGGCTTCGATAATTGGGAGGTGATCTCCCGACAGACCAGACCGCCTCTGACCACGGTGGATATGGAATTGAAAGAGATCGGTCACCGTGCGGGCCTTGCTATCCTCGGCCTGACGCAAGGTGAAACCGTTCCCACGGGAATTACGCGATTGCCATGCCGACTGGTTGTACGCCAATCCTGCGGTGGCCCGCCTACCTGA
- a CDS encoding ABC transporter substrate-binding protein encodes MFKLKLTISAIALMASATFANATDITLWVRTSSGAVLQGLADKYNATHSDKVKVTQITAEQMVPKLGAAIAGGAAPDGAVLDLIYLPTFAAADGLEDITDFVKGLPYASALSPSHIRLATYGGKIYGVPALPDASIIAYNTDLFSKAGLDPNKAPASLQEIAADAKKITALGHDTYGFYFVANSGSWLIYDFLPHLWAAKADVLSEDGRTATIDTPALRETIAAYRDMAKAGAIHPTSRSGNGNNAVEAFASGKVGILMTGSYIVNLLTSKYPDVKFNVAPIPGPKDGESSFAGGDTLALMKGISDEKKKVALDFVDFYMQPEQQVYITQESGMPSRTDLAKEAYAKFDKRNLVAYDVLSKARTPYTFSSDELFVSRTGPFLNLIQGTIFGEDVDGTIAKTQADFTRILQRTNPN; translated from the coding sequence ATGTTCAAGCTAAAGTTGACGATTTCTGCCATCGCATTGATGGCCAGTGCAACATTTGCCAATGCGACCGACATCACCTTGTGGGTGCGCACTTCCTCTGGCGCTGTGCTCCAGGGGCTGGCCGACAAGTACAACGCAACCCATTCCGACAAGGTCAAGGTAACGCAGATTACCGCCGAGCAGATGGTGCCGAAGCTTGGCGCTGCTATCGCGGGCGGTGCTGCGCCGGATGGCGCCGTGCTCGATCTTATCTATCTGCCAACCTTTGCAGCGGCAGACGGTCTCGAGGACATCACGGATTTCGTCAAGGGACTGCCCTATGCATCGGCTCTTAGCCCTTCGCATATCCGCCTTGCGACCTATGGCGGCAAGATCTATGGCGTGCCCGCCCTGCCGGATGCTTCGATCATCGCTTATAACACCGATCTGTTCTCGAAGGCCGGCCTTGATCCGAACAAGGCACCTGCTTCGCTCCAAGAGATCGCAGCGGATGCGAAGAAGATTACCGCTCTCGGCCACGACACCTACGGCTTCTATTTCGTCGCAAATTCCGGCAGCTGGCTGATTTACGATTTTCTGCCGCATCTTTGGGCTGCCAAAGCCGATGTCCTGAGCGAAGATGGTCGTACGGCAACGATCGACACGCCGGCCCTGCGGGAGACCATCGCCGCCTATCGCGACATGGCGAAAGCCGGCGCAATCCACCCGACCTCCCGATCGGGTAACGGCAACAATGCCGTGGAAGCCTTTGCTTCCGGCAAGGTCGGCATCCTGATGACTGGCTCCTACATCGTCAATCTGCTGACGAGCAAATATCCGGACGTCAAGTTCAACGTTGCGCCCATTCCCGGGCCGAAAGACGGGGAATCGAGCTTTGCTGGCGGGGATACGCTTGCGCTGATGAAAGGCATCAGCGACGAGAAGAAAAAAGTCGCGCTCGACTTCGTCGATTTCTACATGCAGCCCGAGCAGCAGGTCTACATCACGCAGGAATCGGGAATGCCCTCGCGTACCGATCTTGCCAAAGAAGCTTACGCCAAGTTCGACAAGCGCAATCTTGTCGCCTATGACGTGCTGAGCAAGGCACGTACCCCCTATACATTCTCGTCAGATGAGCTTTTCGTCAGCCGCACCGGTCCGTTCCTGAACCTGATTCAGGGCACCATTTTCGGTGAGGATGTCGACGGCACGATCGCCAAAACCCAGGCGGACTTTACGCGCATCCTCCAGCGGACCAACCCGAACTGA
- a CDS encoding carbohydrate ABC transporter permease: MSSSLRRGRKTAVVHGEPEPKGWLGLAFILPSFLFIVLLFLLPLIMTVWMSFYNWPLLGRAKFIGLANYAELLGDAQLWHSLGFTLLYTVLVTVALFLVAFPLALLVDRPLRIAGVFRTVYFMPVVIGFGAASTLWMWLLNPDSGVFAQVLRATGLIDSAPRPLESFWPALAVIILMVVWKTSGFTMIILLTGLQSISTDVIEAAKIDGANVWSRFRRITLPLMRNSVVLALVLNVTSSMLAFDQFFIITQGGPSNSTISAVFSIYLASFSSYRLGYGSAISFALLIVLVAISAVQFVFLRQRPEEG; this comes from the coding sequence GTGAGCTCATCGCTGCGTCGCGGCAGGAAGACGGCAGTCGTGCATGGCGAGCCTGAGCCAAAAGGCTGGCTTGGCCTTGCTTTCATCTTGCCGAGTTTCCTGTTCATCGTTTTGCTCTTCCTTCTACCGCTCATCATGACGGTATGGATGAGCTTCTATAACTGGCCGCTTCTCGGGCGGGCAAAATTCATCGGACTTGCCAACTATGCCGAGCTTCTTGGCGATGCGCAGCTGTGGCATTCCCTTGGCTTCACCCTGCTTTATACCGTCCTGGTCACTGTCGCGCTTTTCCTCGTTGCCTTTCCGCTGGCTCTGCTGGTCGACCGGCCATTGCGCATCGCCGGCGTCTTCCGCACGGTCTATTTCATGCCCGTCGTCATCGGCTTCGGTGCTGCCTCGACTTTGTGGATGTGGTTGCTCAATCCGGATAGTGGCGTCTTTGCGCAGGTTCTGCGGGCCACCGGTCTGATCGATAGCGCTCCACGACCGCTTGAAAGCTTCTGGCCGGCGCTTGCCGTTATCATTCTGATGGTGGTCTGGAAGACATCCGGCTTTACGATGATCATTCTGCTGACCGGTCTGCAGAGTATTTCGACCGATGTCATCGAAGCGGCAAAAATCGACGGGGCCAATGTCTGGAGCCGGTTTCGCCGCATCACCTTGCCATTGATGCGCAATTCAGTCGTGCTGGCGCTGGTGCTCAATGTGACGTCGTCGATGCTGGCTTTCGATCAGTTTTTCATCATCACGCAGGGCGGACCATCCAACAGCACGATCTCCGCGGTGTTTTCGATCTATCTCGCATCCTTCTCGTCCTATCGCCTCGGCTATGGTTCGGCGATCTCGTTTGCGCTGCTGATCGTTCTTGTCGCTATCAGTGCTGTTCAGTTTGTCTTTCTGCGACAGCGCCCGGAGGAAGGCTGA
- a CDS encoding carbohydrate ABC transporter permease encodes MERLNYKPQPKPASEQLSYLTFILVAVVFALFFVMPIVWSFANSFKPAAEALANPAALFSKAFSLENYRRLEHVGAGWYVYAGNSVVIAAGTVLLTVLVSVPAGYGFSKFRFPGQGLLFVLIMATMMIPFQSILTPLFLILKAVRLQNNLFGLVLIYVTFQLPFSVFMMRNAFDAVPKALIEAARIDGASQATILRRIMLPIALPGVATVAMFAFLNSWNEFLAALIFLSDQNKFTLPIMLVNVSSGIYGIIDWGALQAGIAVTMVPCIVLFLLLQRYYVRGLTAGAVK; translated from the coding sequence ATGGAGCGTCTGAACTACAAGCCGCAGCCGAAACCGGCGAGCGAGCAATTGAGCTACCTTACCTTTATCCTGGTGGCGGTTGTCTTCGCGCTATTCTTCGTGATGCCGATCGTCTGGTCCTTCGCCAACTCATTCAAGCCGGCAGCCGAGGCCCTCGCCAACCCGGCCGCCTTGTTCTCAAAGGCTTTTTCGCTGGAGAACTATCGCCGCCTCGAGCATGTTGGTGCCGGGTGGTACGTCTATGCCGGCAATTCCGTAGTCATCGCAGCAGGCACCGTGTTGCTGACAGTCCTGGTATCGGTTCCGGCAGGATATGGCTTCTCGAAATTCCGTTTCCCGGGGCAGGGGCTGCTCTTCGTGCTCATCATGGCGACGATGATGATCCCGTTCCAGTCGATCCTGACACCGCTCTTCCTTATTTTGAAGGCGGTTCGGCTGCAGAATAATCTCTTCGGACTGGTGCTGATCTATGTCACGTTCCAGCTTCCCTTCTCGGTATTCATGATGCGCAATGCCTTTGATGCGGTGCCCAAGGCGCTGATCGAGGCAGCACGCATCGACGGCGCATCGCAGGCGACCATTCTGCGGCGGATCATGCTGCCAATTGCGCTTCCCGGCGTGGCGACCGTCGCCATGTTCGCCTTCCTGAATTCCTGGAACGAATTCCTGGCTGCGCTGATCTTTCTCTCGGATCAGAACAAGTTCACCTTGCCGATCATGCTGGTCAACGTCTCCTCCGGCATCTACGGCATCATCGACTGGGGTGCCCTGCAAGCCGGCATTGCTGTGACAATGGTTCCCTGCATCGTCCTTTTTCTACTTTTGCAACGCTACTACGTGCGCGGCCTGACGGCCGGCGCCGTGAAATGA
- a CDS encoding glycoside hydrolase family 127 protein — protein MSSSTRNQSNPAPETLRYVPVDHSRVTFDGGFWKSWTQTVRDVTIPTQHKRLEEEGFLEVLDFDKPAGPLARPIQPSGLSMQHFFDSDFGKWIEAASYTLKAHPNPDIESKIDAIVEKLEHGQMADGYLNSWFIRREPGKRWTNLRDLHEMYSMGHLLEGAVAYFEATGKRRFLDVMIRAVDHIIDTFGREPGKLRGYDAHEEIELALVKLYRITRDPRHLALATYFVDERGQMPSYYDEEAIKRGERPEDYVYKTYAYSQAHMPVREQEQVVGHAVRAMYLFSAMADLAYENNDTSLKAACDKLFDNLTSRQLYVTGGLGPSASNEGFTREFDLPNETAYAETCAAVALGFWSHRMAQTDLDGKFTDKLETVLFNGALSGIARDGEHYFYENVLESHGQHRRWKWHYCPCCPTNIARFVTSLGQYFYSAKPGELAVHLYGANVAELPLGDRLLRLRQETNYPWDGDIRLQVSIDQPSRFILRLRIPAWCREASVSVNGEVIALDACTVKGYAALDREWRNDDEVRIALPMPVDRLYAHPAVSEDGGRVALQRGPVVYCVEETDIGCEPQRLRLPASTELAVRYDSALLGGAAVLEGTAFEAGTADWANALYRTSPPALKARPFRAIPYHLWANRDAGAMAIWLQEA, from the coding sequence ATGTCTTCGTCCACCCGCAATCAATCCAATCCGGCGCCGGAAACGCTGCGCTATGTCCCTGTCGACCATTCCCGCGTCACTTTCGATGGCGGCTTTTGGAAAAGCTGGACGCAAACAGTGCGCGACGTCACCATTCCGACCCAGCATAAGCGGCTCGAAGAGGAGGGCTTTCTGGAGGTTCTCGACTTCGACAAGCCGGCCGGGCCGCTTGCCCGGCCCATCCAGCCGAGCGGGCTCTCGATGCAGCATTTCTTCGATTCCGATTTTGGAAAATGGATCGAAGCTGCCAGCTATACTCTCAAGGCGCATCCAAATCCCGATATCGAGTCAAAGATCGATGCCATTGTCGAGAAGCTTGAACACGGCCAGATGGCGGACGGCTATCTGAACAGCTGGTTCATTCGCCGCGAGCCGGGCAAGCGCTGGACGAACCTTCGCGACCTGCATGAAATGTACTCGATGGGACATCTCCTGGAAGGAGCCGTCGCCTATTTCGAAGCGACGGGCAAGCGCCGCTTCCTCGACGTGATGATCCGCGCGGTCGACCATATCATTGATACGTTCGGACGCGAGCCCGGCAAATTGCGAGGCTATGACGCGCATGAAGAGATCGAGCTGGCGCTCGTAAAGCTCTATCGGATCACCAGGGATCCTCGGCATCTAGCGCTTGCCACTTATTTCGTGGATGAACGAGGGCAAATGCCGTCCTACTATGACGAGGAGGCGATCAAGCGTGGCGAGCGCCCCGAGGATTACGTTTATAAGACCTATGCGTACAGCCAGGCGCATATGCCGGTGCGCGAGCAGGAGCAGGTTGTCGGTCACGCCGTACGCGCCATGTATCTTTTTTCAGCAATGGCGGATCTTGCATATGAAAACAACGATACAAGCTTGAAGGCTGCCTGCGACAAGCTTTTCGATAATCTGACGAGCAGGCAGCTCTATGTGACGGGTGGTCTTGGCCCATCGGCTTCCAATGAGGGGTTCACTCGGGAGTTCGATCTGCCGAACGAGACGGCCTACGCCGAGACATGTGCTGCGGTCGCTCTCGGCTTCTGGAGCCATCGCATGGCTCAAACCGATCTTGACGGCAAATTCACCGACAAGCTCGAAACGGTTCTCTTCAACGGTGCGCTGTCGGGTATCGCGCGTGACGGAGAGCACTATTTCTACGAAAATGTACTCGAGAGCCATGGCCAGCATCGTCGTTGGAAATGGCATTATTGCCCATGCTGCCCGACGAATATTGCCCGCTTCGTCACATCGCTCGGGCAATATTTCTATTCGGCGAAGCCGGGTGAGCTTGCAGTGCATCTCTATGGTGCGAACGTCGCAGAACTTCCGCTCGGCGACCGTTTGCTGCGGCTCCGTCAGGAGACAAATTACCCTTGGGATGGCGACATCAGACTTCAGGTTTCGATCGATCAGCCAAGCCGTTTCATTTTGCGCTTGAGAATTCCCGCTTGGTGCCGCGAAGCTTCGGTGTCGGTCAATGGCGAGGTGATCGCCTTGGACGCCTGCACCGTCAAGGGCTATGCGGCGCTCGATCGGGAGTGGCGCAACGACGATGAGGTGCGCATTGCTTTGCCGATGCCGGTTGATCGTCTCTACGCCCACCCCGCGGTTTCGGAGGACGGCGGCCGCGTCGCGCTCCAACGCGGGCCGGTCGTCTATTGTGTCGAGGAAACCGATATTGGCTGCGAGCCGCAACGCCTTCGCCTGCCGGCGTCTACCGAGCTGGCTGTCCGCTATGATTCCGCGCTACTCGGCGGCGCCGCTGTGCTGGAAGGTACGGCGTTTGAGGCCGGTACCGCGGATTGGGCGAACGCTCTTTATAGGACCTCGCCCCCGGCACTGAAGGCGAGACCCTTCCGGGCAATTCCCTACCATCTCTGGGCCAATCGCGATGCCGGTGCGATGGCGATCTGGCTGCAGGAAGCATAG